A genomic window from Trueperella bialowiezensis includes:
- a CDS encoding Maf family protein, whose amino-acid sequence MSKTLLLASASPARKATLISAGITPSVAVADVDEDGLLAAHPGLGAEAQVELLATAKAEAIARQLLDGEVAAGNSAGGADSRELPSVVVGCDSMLEMNGQVVGKPHTPDVARERLRAMSGNPGKLHTGHCVIDMASGARATGTSTTTVHIGELSEQEIEAYIATGEPLRVAGSFTIDGYGGPFVDGIEGDHHGVVGISLPLLRRLLRELGHSITDFWDA is encoded by the coding sequence ATGAGCAAAACGCTTCTCCTTGCGTCAGCATCACCAGCACGCAAAGCCACCCTCATATCGGCGGGCATCACTCCCTCGGTGGCGGTTGCAGATGTTGACGAAGACGGGCTGCTCGCCGCACACCCGGGGCTTGGCGCGGAAGCTCAAGTTGAGTTGCTCGCCACTGCGAAGGCTGAGGCGATTGCGCGCCAACTTCTGGACGGCGAGGTCGCAGCCGGCAACAGTGCAGGTGGCGCAGATTCCAGGGAGTTGCCGAGCGTCGTCGTCGGATGCGATTCCATGCTCGAGATGAACGGCCAGGTGGTCGGCAAACCGCACACCCCCGATGTTGCTCGCGAACGCTTGCGGGCCATGAGCGGCAATCCGGGCAAGTTGCACACCGGGCACTGCGTCATTGACATGGCAAGCGGAGCACGCGCCACCGGAACATCAACGACGACGGTCCACATCGGCGAACTCTCCGAGCAAGAAATCGAGGCGTACATTGCCACGGGCGAACCCCTGCGCGTGGCTGGATCGTTCACGATCGACGGGTACGGTGGGCCGTTCGTCGACGGCATCGAGGGTGACCACCACGGCGTCGTCGGAATATCCCTGCCGCTACTACGCCGCTTGCTACGCGAACTCGGCCACTCGATCACGGATTTTTGGGATGCGTGA
- a CDS encoding NUDIX domain-containing protein, with protein sequence MRDKRAERLYRGEAFVDCGCGARHWGLFGAAGIAAWRPAATEPEMLLQLRVAWSHHGGTWAVPGGAINRGETPWQGALREFSEEAGFHDLADPSGHSVLQHPDWSYTTFVAQVADPHVRVVANKESDQLIWVPLSRLTDYELLPAFRNALPDLLQLIP encoded by the coding sequence ATGCGTGACAAGCGCGCCGAACGGCTGTATCGCGGCGAAGCGTTCGTTGACTGCGGGTGCGGAGCCCGGCACTGGGGCCTATTCGGCGCCGCGGGAATCGCCGCGTGGCGCCCAGCAGCCACCGAACCGGAAATGCTCCTCCAACTGCGCGTGGCATGGTCACACCACGGCGGCACGTGGGCGGTGCCCGGCGGTGCGATCAACCGGGGCGAAACACCGTGGCAAGGCGCCCTACGCGAATTTTCCGAAGAAGCAGGCTTCCACGACCTCGCCGATCCCTCCGGACACAGCGTACTTCAACACCCAGACTGGTCGTACACAACATTCGTGGCACAGGTGGCCGACCCGCACGTGCGCGTGGTCGCCAACAAAGAATCCGACCAGCTCATCTGGGTTCCACTATCCAGGCTTACCGACTATGAGCTGCTGCCCGCCTTCCGCAACGCACTGCCCGATCTGCTACAGCTCATACCGTAA
- a CDS encoding citrate synthase produces MSSNARVIIDGKELELERVKAVEGNDGFRIGHMLGQTGTTTLDPGYTNTASCESEITYIDGAAGILRYRGYPIEQLAEKASFLEVAYLLIYGELPDASSLANFTRRIKKHTLLHEDFRSFFTSFPSSGHPMSILQAGIAGLGTYYEDTLDPLDPEQRDLASILLIAKVPTMIAFISKRATGFPLLYPDSTKSYTEDFLRMTFGLPYQTHDVDPTIVNALDKLLILHADHEQNCSTSTVRLVGSSQASIYASVAAGVGALSGPLHGGANEAVLVMLDNLRESDTEITEFVQQVKDKRNNVKLMGFGHRVYKSYDPRAKVVKELAHDILGRLKGDTELFDMAMELEQIALEDDYFVERNLYPNVDFYTGLLYKAMGFPTKMFTPLFALGRLPGWIAQYRELVLDPTQKIGRPRQVYVGKSERSWIPMSERSKQNRLFEEDMDFIV; encoded by the coding sequence ATGTCTAGCAATGCACGGGTGATTATCGACGGCAAAGAATTAGAGCTTGAACGCGTCAAAGCTGTAGAAGGCAATGATGGATTCCGAATCGGCCACATGCTTGGGCAGACGGGAACCACAACCCTCGATCCGGGGTACACGAACACAGCATCGTGTGAATCGGAGATCACGTATATCGACGGCGCGGCCGGTATTCTGCGTTACCGCGGATACCCCATTGAGCAGCTGGCAGAGAAAGCCTCGTTCTTGGAGGTCGCGTATCTGCTGATCTATGGTGAGCTGCCGGATGCGTCGTCGCTGGCGAATTTTACGCGGCGGATCAAAAAGCACACGCTCCTCCATGAGGATTTCCGGAGCTTCTTTACGTCTTTCCCGTCATCGGGTCATCCCATGTCGATCCTGCAGGCGGGCATCGCCGGTCTTGGCACGTACTACGAAGATACGCTTGATCCGCTTGATCCTGAGCAGCGCGATTTGGCGTCGATCTTGCTCATCGCTAAAGTGCCCACGATGATCGCGTTCATCTCCAAGCGGGCCACGGGTTTTCCGTTGCTGTATCCGGACTCCACGAAGTCCTACACGGAAGACTTCCTGCGTATGACGTTCGGGTTGCCCTACCAAACGCACGACGTCGATCCCACGATCGTCAACGCGTTGGATAAGTTGCTGATCTTGCATGCGGATCACGAACAGAATTGCTCTACGTCTACGGTGCGTTTGGTCGGTTCGTCGCAGGCGTCGATCTACGCGTCGGTTGCTGCGGGTGTGGGTGCGCTGTCTGGCCCGTTGCACGGTGGTGCGAATGAGGCCGTGCTCGTCATGCTTGATAACCTGCGTGAATCGGATACGGAGATCACCGAGTTCGTGCAGCAAGTGAAAGACAAGCGGAATAACGTTAAGCTCATGGGCTTTGGCCACCGCGTCTACAAGTCGTACGATCCGCGGGCGAAAGTGGTCAAGGAGCTGGCTCACGACATCCTTGGGCGCCTCAAGGGTGATACGGAGCTGTTCGATATGGCGATGGAGCTTGAGCAGATCGCTCTCGAAGATGATTACTTTGTGGAGCGCAACCTGTATCCGAACGTGGATTTCTACACTGGGCTGCTTTACAAGGCGATGGGTTTCCCCACGAAGATGTTCACTCCGCTCTTCGCGCTCGGGCGTCTTCCCGGGTGGATCGCCCAGTATCGTGAGCTCGTGCTTGATCCCACCCAGAAGATCGGCCGGCCGCGGCAAGTGTATGTGGGCAAATCTGAACGGTCGTGGATTCCCATGTCTGAGCGCAGTAAGCAAAACCGCCTGTTTGAAGAGGACATGGACTTCATCGTCTAA
- the dapC gene encoding succinyldiaminopimelate transaminase, with protein MAFYTDSLPDFPWDKLVPARKRAAAHPGGVCDLTIGTPVDDTPGVVQSALGAATNAHGYPLVVGTPELRTAIRDWMARRRGITAPVEILPTIGSKEMVGLLPSLIGLGPGSRIGFPHVAYPTYDVGARLAGAEPVLVDTGPDVAGWPTDLDMLWLNSPANPTGHVLSADQLRAIVAWAREHDVIVASDECYAELCWQGSSAPSLLADEVCGGNDAESVRGLLMVYSLSKQSNMAGYRGAFLAGDPQIVTPMIELRKHLGFMVPAPVQQAMVAALGDDEHVRSQREVYEARRTTLLSALDGAGLHNDPDSVAGLYLWARAEGASSWDVVNACAELGIVVAPGTFYGEAGDGYVRMALTAPDAVINEAAQRLENLPEALKRISPEIS; from the coding sequence GTGGCGTTCTATACTGATTCGCTGCCTGATTTCCCGTGGGACAAACTGGTGCCCGCGCGCAAGCGGGCGGCGGCGCATCCGGGCGGGGTCTGCGATCTGACGATTGGTACGCCGGTTGATGACACTCCGGGCGTCGTTCAGTCCGCGCTGGGTGCGGCCACGAACGCGCACGGCTACCCGCTGGTTGTTGGAACACCTGAACTTCGAACTGCAATCCGCGACTGGATGGCGCGCCGCAGGGGGATTACCGCGCCGGTGGAGATCCTGCCCACGATCGGCTCGAAAGAAATGGTTGGCCTGCTTCCGTCGCTTATTGGGTTGGGGCCGGGTTCGCGAATTGGTTTTCCGCATGTTGCGTATCCAACGTACGACGTCGGGGCGCGGCTGGCTGGAGCCGAACCGGTGTTAGTTGACACGGGTCCGGATGTGGCTGGTTGGCCGACCGATCTGGACATGCTGTGGCTCAACTCGCCAGCCAATCCCACTGGTCACGTGCTGAGTGCGGATCAGTTGCGGGCGATTGTGGCGTGGGCGCGGGAGCACGACGTGATCGTGGCGTCGGACGAATGTTATGCCGAGCTGTGTTGGCAGGGGAGTAGTGCGCCGTCGTTGTTAGCTGACGAGGTGTGCGGCGGCAACGACGCCGAGTCAGTGCGCGGGCTGCTGATGGTGTATTCGCTGTCGAAGCAGTCGAATATGGCCGGGTACCGCGGTGCTTTCTTGGCTGGTGATCCGCAGATTGTGACGCCGATGATTGAGTTGCGCAAGCATCTGGGGTTCATGGTGCCTGCGCCCGTGCAGCAGGCGATGGTCGCCGCGCTCGGGGATGACGAGCACGTGCGCTCCCAGCGCGAGGTTTACGAAGCGCGCCGAACCACGTTATTGAGTGCGTTAGATGGCGCGGGTCTGCACAACGATCCCGATTCGGTGGCCGGCCTGTACCTGTGGGCGCGTGCCGAGGGGGCGTCGTCGTGGGATGTTGTGAACGCGTGTGCCGAGTTAGGGATTGTGGTGGCGCCGGGAACTTTCTACGGTGAGGCGGGCGATGGCTATGTTCGCATGGCGCTCACTGCTCCTGATGCGGTGATTAACGAAGCAGCCCAGCGGCTGGAAAATCTCCCAGAGGCGCTGAAAAGAATTTCACCTGAGATATCTTGA
- the fdxA gene encoding ferredoxin, producing MTYIIAQPCVDVKDRACVDECPVDCIYEGERMLYIHPDECVDCGACEPVCPVEAIYYEDDTPEEWSMYFAANAEFFDDIGSPGGASQMGPIGKDHPLIAALPEGIND from the coding sequence GTGACGTACATTATCGCGCAACCGTGCGTCGATGTGAAGGATCGGGCTTGCGTTGATGAGTGCCCAGTCGACTGCATTTACGAAGGCGAGCGCATGCTCTATATCCACCCCGACGAGTGTGTGGATTGCGGCGCCTGTGAGCCGGTGTGCCCTGTGGAAGCTATTTACTATGAGGATGACACTCCGGAAGAGTGGTCGATGTACTTCGCGGCGAATGCTGAGTTCTTCGATGACATAGGTTCGCCTGGTGGTGCTTCGCAGATGGGACCAATCGGGAAGGATCACCCGCTTATTGCCGCGTTGCCGGAAGGTATTAACGATTAG